tatatatatatatatatatatatatatatatattggtttagGTTTGAGACTTCAGATTGTTATAGAATGCGAGTTGTTGCAGAAGCACAAATGGGTAGAGACCAATTATCACATGAGAATGCAAATTTGAGGAGTTCAGGGACGTCTCCGTACCTGTAGTTCGTGCTTTGTACACATCCAGTTGCTGAATAAAATTTGAACCCATCACCAATCCAATGACGGCTACTTAAACCCTGAACAAAACCCTAGCCCTCATAGTTATAACACTGCTAATGAATGAGGTGACCCGAGACCTTCAATGTTATGGTTGAACCACTCGCATATATAATAAACCAAACCCATTTCCCTATTTTTTAATTCTACCAACAGCAAAGAACCCATCATTGTGTGTAACCCACCATTATGGTTGAAAAATGGAGAAGGCTCACCTTGATGAGCACCACAGGATGATGGCGAAGTCCCACCTGTGACCTACCTTAACAATCTGCTTTCGACCTACCTTAACAATCTGCAAGAAAGCCCACATCATCTTCAACAGACAGACAGCCTATAGattaatcacacacacacacacacacatccacAAACAAGTCACTGTACTCTCTTAATTCAATAAAAGTGAATAGATACAAAGAATGAGGATGAAAAAACAGTCAGCGGAACATCTGAATGAACAAATTGAACACAACACTTAGAAGTACAACATAAAAGAATTGATGCAATATCTCCATTAACTTCTTGTATACGCAGAATTAAAtacaatgcaaaaaaaaaaagttaggaaaaaaaaaatcagtgtATTCTCAAGCAAAACATGCCATTCTTTTAACGTAAAGCAACATACATCCTGCGGGCTGCAGGTATTAAGAAGAATAAGGTATGGGCTACAGAAAAAAATGGGGGATTCAGTTGTCAAGAGCCCCCACTGAAACCTCGACTGTCTTTCTTCATCTTTCCCATCTCCATTTCTCGTGTAGTTCGTTGGCCTTCGCTGCTTGAGCCTGATGGGTACAATCCATACTCACTGGTTGGTCCGCCGCTGTACTCACTGCTGCCATACTCCTGGCTTGCCAATGCCATCCTCCTGAACCTTTTCATGTCCTCATTATATTGGCTGGTGTCATAATCTGAGCTTCCATAGGAATTGTGGACTGCGCTGTGACCAGGTCGTATTCCTTCATTCAGATCTGACAAGGACACGTCCCCTTCAAGCGCTCGAACTATCTGCTCAAATCCAGTTGTGCCTATTGGTTAGCAGTCAGCTTACAaacaacaaccaaaaaaaaaatggatatgCCTAAAAAAATAAAACCCAACTATGGTTCTTCAAGGATTAGAATAGGGCTTGTGGCCAGTAGCACAGGACTCGCCACTAGCTGAGCCTTCTTTTGGGACTTTAAAGCCAACCAAGTTCAGAAGATTCCAGGGGAGACAAGATAATCAATTTCCAATAAAAATTCCactatcagaatggaaagaacatCTAATTCCCACTCCTGACTTCTTTTACGAGCCATATGCTCAATATTATATGGGCTTATAAAATATTTATGACCAAAAGTATACTACTGCAAGAATTACATGAATACAGATGTGCTATGTGAGTGCTTCATATGTGAAGCCAATTGGATCCTGTCAAATCAAATTGATATGGAGTTGTGCAAGTAATTTTCCTGGCTATTGAGACTAAGCATCCAAGCTCCAGATTCTAAACAAGTTACCTGGCTCATTCGTGGTCGACGCCTTGCAGAATGACGCACACAAGCAGCAGCACAAGCAACCATGCAAGCCATTTCATTGGGGTCGTAATTATTTTGCAGCCGTTGATCGGCAAGAATATCAAAGTTTCCATCTTCCAAAGCTCGTCCAAGCAAAGGCCTTGCCTATAATATCAACACAGGCAATTTTGTCAAATTAATGATGCCTATAAATCCAATAACTCTCCATTACAGCAAAAAATGTGAGGAAGAAGGGGAAAAAGAGATAGATTCCTTTTGGGAAAAAAATCCTGCAGGAGAAGGCATTGCTCAAATCATTAGACAGCTAATAAATTCTCACACGTGGAAGAGTTTGCATTGTTGGAAATTTTTTTCTGATAGTCAAACTATTAATGCTactgaaaagaaaagaaaagaaaaagaacaaaagGTAATGTTGATGCAAGGGAGAACTCACCCAATCAACCAAACTATCTTCCATGAAAGTATGAGTTGTATCAACAGGTCGGCGACCAGTAAATAACTCCAGAAGCATGACTCCAAAGGAGAAAACATCTGATTTGTCTGTAAGTTTCCCACTTGAAGCATATTCAGGAGCCAGATACCTGCACATGGTGAGCACATAAGAACATAAACAAAACCTTCGAATTGATGATGAACATCACAGTGCCTGACTTGGCCAAAAAATCTTCGGGGTATAGACTCAAAAGTCAACCTTGAAACTAATAATATGCTAGATATGGCTATAAATATGACCCAGATTATGCCTTTACACAAACTTGACAATTGGGAATGAAAATAGAGCATCAGGAGCAGGCTGCATCAATACAAAATGCAAGACACTTGAAACTTTCAGGTTTCAACATGAACTCAGGAACAGAAGAAACATAGACTCGATCTTGACACAATAATGGTTGGAACTTGGGAACACGGTATTTAGTGGGAAACATACAAAGTGGAGAGAATCAAATCTTGTGATCCAGGAAAAAATGTTCAAAACAGACAGAACTAAAACAAAAGATTCAATTCATCTTGCAGTTTATTCTAAACCATCCAGAAACTATTAAAATTAGAATACATAGTGGAACAGTAAATGAAAGTAACTAGTCTTACCCAAAAGTTCCCATCACCCGGGTGGAGACATGAGTATTAACATCAGAAGAGAACTTTGCCAGTCCAAAATCAGCAACCTGAGCAATGCATTCACATTCGTTAATAATACAACACTAGCAGGAATTAGAGCATCATAAATTGAATCAGCAAGCTGAGTTTAATATGCAGCCAACTCCATGCACTTGAACACAGAGCAGCCACAGATAGATTAAATGTACATATTTTTCCTATTTCCTAGTGAGAAACCCCTGTACAAACAGAATCAACAACAATGTAAATTTTCCAGTATAAGTACACGTTAGGGTTGTATTAGACAAGAATTGAACCATCTCCATTCATAATTTAATGAATCAGAAGCTCAAGCACCACAGATGAACAACCTGAGAACAATAATAGGAATCTTACCTTTGCCTCAAATTTGAAATCCAGAAGTATATTAGCTGATTTGATATCACGATGAATGATCTTAGGATGACCTGCAAGCACATATAGTTTAAATATGAGGCATGGTAAAAAATATTGGACATTGCATTCTGAGAGGGGAAAAATGCATATAAGGGGGATGGCAACTTACAGTCCTCATGCAGATATGCCAATCCTTTTGCAGATCCAAGAGCAATTTTCATTCTTGTGGGCCAATCCATTGTTGGGCAGCCCTTTCCTGAAACAAGAAATTTTTATTAGAACTCCATCAAAGGCACATAACATCAACTTCAAATTCTTAACAAATGAAGCATCTAGAATTCATAGTCTCTTTGATCTGGAGCAGAACTCTAGCTATGAAACTAGGAAATTAGCAGTGCTTCATAATTCCTAATAACTAATAAGCAGCAATTTCAGTAGCACACTCCAGTCTagtataatattaaaaatagaagGGATGCAAATACACTTACCATGTAAATGGAACTCTAAGGTGTTGTTTGGAACAAACTCATAAATAAGCAACCGCTGGGAGCCAGTGATGCAGTAACCAACCAATGACACAAGATATCTGTGATGTACTCTGCTAATAATCTCAACCTCTGCCTGAAATTCTCGCTCCCCCTGGCCACTCCCAGCTTTCAACTGCTTAACTGCAATTTCTTTTCCATTAGGAAGGACTCCTTTGTGTACATACCCAAAACCACCTTGCCCAAGGAGGTTGGCATCCGAGAAGCCATCTGTGGCCATTGCCAATTCTTCATAAGTGAATGTGCTCTTTGAAAAGCCCAAGGAAATGCCTGGCGATGGTGGCGGTAGTGGGACTTCAGAACCAGAATAATTGGATCCTGAGCCTCCGCTACTGTTCATGAAGGGTGGCGGAGGAGGCGG
This window of the Malania oleifera isolate guangnan ecotype guangnan chromosome 6, ASM2987363v1, whole genome shotgun sequence genome carries:
- the LOC131158852 gene encoding proline-rich receptor-like protein kinase PERK1 encodes the protein MSSPTPGAAPAPTSPPAPNSTAPPPATPSSPPPATPSAPPPAATSPPPPATPSSPPPSAASSPPPPVSPASSPPPPATPSASPPSTHASSPPPPTTKSPPSSSPPPPSNPSTPSSRSPPPPATASKSSPPPPSSTSSDSSSISTGVVVGIALGGVVILALLSLMFVCCCRKKKRRRYDGPQDYYVPPPPGPKDDPYGGPPVRWQQNAPPPANQVMTMMPKPSPPPAVASRPQHPLPPATPPPPPPPFMNSSGGSGSNYSGSEVPLPPPSPGISLGFSKSTFTYEELAMATDGFSDANLLGQGGFGYVHKGVLPNGKEIAVKQLKAGSGQGEREFQAEVEIISRVHHRYLVSLVGYCITGSQRLLIYEFVPNNTLEFHLHGKGCPTMDWPTRMKIALGSAKGLAYLHEDCHPKIIHRDIKSANILLDFKFEAKVADFGLAKFSSDVNTHVSTRVMGTFGYLAPEYASSGKLTDKSDVFSFGVMLLELFTGRRPVDTTHTFMEDSLVDWARPLLGRALEDGNFDILADQRLQNNYDPNEMACMVACAAACVRHSARRRPRMSQIVRALEGDVSLSDLNEGIRPGHSAVHNSYGSSDYDTSQYNEDMKRFRRMALASQEYGSSEYSGGPTSEYGLYPSGSSSEGQRTTREMEMGKMKKDSRGFSGGS